The Amycolatopsis endophytica genome includes the window CGGCGAAGGACGCGGGCAGGAAGACCAGACCCGTGTGCCCTGACGAGTACATCATGACGTTCTGGAGGTACATCGTCGCCACGTAGATGCCGCATGCGGGCGCACCACACAAGAGAAACAGAGTCAGGTTCGCGACCGTCAGGGACCGGACCCGGAACATCCTCAGTTCGATCATCGGGTTTGGATGCACGTGTTCGACGAGGACGAACATCCCCCCGAGCAATAACGCGAGCGCGAGAGCCCCGAGCGTCGGCGGTGCCGTCCAGCCAGCACTTTCCACGCTGATCACCGCGTACACCAGCGCCAGCAACGCGCCGGTCACGGCGATGGCGCCCAGGAAGTCGAATCGCCCTCCCCGCTCCAGTCGGAACGGCGGTACTGATCGTCGCGCCAGGACCAGGATCGCGACGCACACGGGGAGGTTCACGAAGAAGATCGACGGCCAGGAGAACAAGTCGACCAAGGCTCCGCCCGCCACCAGCCCGGTCGTCGCTCCGCACCCGCTGACGATGCCCCACAAGGTCAGCGCCCGGCGTCGTCCAGGGCCGTCGTGGAAAGTCCGGACCAGGATCGCCAGTGCAGCTGGAGCCATGAGGGCCGCGCCCAGCCCCTGCGCGAACCGTGCGCCGACCAGCATGTACGGCGAGACCGACAGTCCACAGATCACCGACGTCACGGCGAAGATCCCGGTACCCCAGAGGAACGTGACCCGCTGTCCGATCACGTCGGCACACCGGCCGCCGAAAACCAGGAACCCGCCGAAAACCAGGATGTACGAGTTGATCACCCAGGTGACACCGGCCCCCGAAAACCCTAGGTCCCGCTGGATCGACGGCAGAGCGACGAATCCGACGAACGAGTCGAG containing:
- a CDS encoding MFS transporter, with amino-acid sequence MSAAPATHVPGLSTAAKTKAMTAVCLAQFAVVLDSFVGFVALPSIQRDLGFSGAGVTWVINSYILVFGGFLVFGGRCADVIGQRVTFLWGTGIFAVTSVICGLSVSPYMLVGARFAQGLGAALMAPAALAILVRTFHDGPGRRRALTLWGIVSGCGATTGLVAGGALVDLFSWPSIFFVNLPVCVAILVLARRSVPPFRLERGGRFDFLGAIAVTGALLALVYAVISVESAGWTAPPTLGALALALLLGGMFVLVEHVHPNPMIELRMFRVRSLTVANLTLFLLCGAPACGIYVATMYLQNVMMYSSGHTGLVFLPASFAVVFGSFAAQRFIPLIGVRRLVTAAAAIAAAGSVLLGTAGTGPAGMDALMISGAVFVLYLGASCVSIALRVLATSDLDVGDVGAASGLINTAQQVGAAFWLAVFSSVVTRHVANGSDAPVVLLSSTYELVAWASSGLAVLSAIVAAAALPAGPGGRSASSDRAR